From one Melioribacteraceae bacterium genomic stretch:
- a CDS encoding ABC transporter permease subunit — MIIKLISIELSKIFRKLRTYIGFGAIAVLVPIVQISLYFNGEGYVDFATRNLKDSFFFVGNLLNGYLVAYLILQALFIHIPFLIVLVGSDLFAGEATSGTYRMLVTRPVSRFSIAFSKFIAGFIYTNLLLAWLLIISMGVSLLIFGPGELIVLRDKVYIFAADDVIWRFVLAYGFAMISMTTVFTLSYFFSSLVENAIGPIVVTMAVIIVFIIISALPIEALEFIKPYLFTNHMIKWREFFGDPVGYDVIIESGLILLGHIVVLFAVTTYIFNRKDILT; from the coding sequence ATGATAATTAAATTAATCTCGATCGAACTATCTAAAATATTTAGAAAATTGAGAACGTATATCGGGTTTGGCGCTATTGCTGTTTTGGTACCGATTGTTCAGATATCCCTTTATTTCAACGGTGAAGGATATGTCGATTTCGCTACAAGAAATCTCAAAGATTCGTTTTTCTTTGTCGGCAATTTATTGAACGGTTATTTAGTAGCATATTTGATTTTACAGGCATTGTTCATACACATACCATTCTTAATTGTTCTTGTTGGTAGTGATCTTTTTGCCGGCGAAGCAACTTCGGGTACTTATAGAATGTTAGTTACCAGACCGGTTTCCCGTTTTAGTATTGCTTTCTCAAAATTTATTGCCGGATTCATTTACACAAATCTTTTACTTGCTTGGTTATTGATTATCAGCATGGGTGTAAGTTTGTTGATCTTTGGTCCGGGTGAATTAATTGTATTGAGGGATAAAGTTTACATCTTTGCCGCTGACGATGTTATTTGGCGATTTGTATTAGCGTACGGCTTTGCTATGATAAGTATGACAACCGTATTCACGCTTTCGTATTTCTTTTCTTCATTGGTTGAAAATGCAATCGGACCTATAGTTGTAACAATGGCAGTTATTATTGTTTTCATTATTATTTCGGCTCTTCCGATTGAAGCATTGGAATTTATTAAACCGTATTTGTTCACAAATCATATGATAAAATGGCGCGAGTTTTTTGGTGACCCGGTTGGTTACGATGTTATAATTGAATCGGGATTAATATTGCTTGGCCATATTGTAGTTCTATTTGCAGTTACAACTTATATATTTAATCGTAAGGACATTCTTACATGA
- a CDS encoding ABC transporter ATP-binding protein, whose protein sequence is MENEKIIEVSGLTKKYKNLIAVNNLDLNVYRGDVFGFLGPNGAGKSTTIRMLLTLIKPTSGNIKIFGKSLQKNRLEILKKIGAIVEKPDFYLYLTAYKNLEILGKISGADVSKQNLMKHLEIIGLDKRYNSKVKTFSHGMKQRLGIAQALLHDPELIILDEPTTGLDPQGMKEIRDLIIRLSKEQNKTIFLSSHILHEVELIANRMIIINKGSTKVEGTVDELLNPDFLKVSIEVDDIMKAFEVIELTQWVDSFVQKEKNQLVFEMQKSEIPELNSYLIQNGINVSAIIPIRSLEDYFLRITETTE, encoded by the coding sequence TTGGAAAACGAAAAGATTATCGAAGTTTCCGGGTTAACTAAAAAGTACAAAAATCTTATTGCAGTTAATAACCTAGACTTGAATGTCTATCGCGGCGATGTGTTTGGTTTTCTTGGTCCTAATGGAGCAGGGAAAAGTACAACAATCCGAATGTTGCTTACATTAATTAAACCGACATCCGGTAATATTAAAATATTTGGGAAATCGCTTCAGAAAAATCGATTAGAAATCTTAAAGAAGATAGGTGCAATTGTTGAGAAACCGGATTTTTATCTGTACTTAACAGCCTATAAAAATTTGGAAATACTTGGTAAAATTTCCGGTGCCGATGTTTCAAAACAAAATTTAATGAAACATCTCGAAATAATTGGATTGGATAAAAGATATAACAGTAAAGTAAAAACATTTTCGCATGGAATGAAACAAAGACTCGGAATAGCACAAGCACTTCTTCATGATCCCGAACTTATTATTCTTGATGAACCTACCACCGGTTTAGATCCACAAGGAATGAAGGAAATCCGTGACTTAATTATTCGTTTAAGTAAAGAACAGAATAAAACAATTTTTCTTTCATCTCACATACTTCACGAAGTTGAGTTAATCGCAAACAGAATGATTATAATCAACAAAGGTTCAACAAAAGTTGAAGGCACAGTCGATGAATTATTAAATCCCGATTTCTTAAAAGTAAGTATTGAAGTTGATGACATTATGAAAGCATTTGAGGTTATAGAATTAACTCAATGGGTTGATTCATTTGTGCAAAAAGAAAAAAATCAACTGGTATTTGAAATGCAGAAAAGTGAAATACCGGAATTGAATTCATACTTAATACAAAACGGAATCAATGTAAGTGCAATTATTCCGATCAGATCATTAGAAGATTATTTCCTAAGAATTACCGAGACAACCGAATGA
- a CDS encoding glycoside hydrolase family 3 N-terminal domain-containing protein: MRTAVGFLIILLISIIIPSENITQLRKPKHTFDKLFPLSQDDQKWVESTLNSLTLRKKIAQLVIPYANGQDTIKYSRQYNRLKKLVEDEQVGGIIFLAGDIENQTAIINQLQKRSKIPLLISADYERGLGMRLSDAVEFPYKMAFAASGNPKNDYYMGRIVGQEARVLGVHQNYAPLVDVIHDYRNPIINVRAYSSDPDVIAIHSDAFIRGMHESNLISTAKHFPGHGATDLDSHNELPLIELTKKELWEVDLKAFQFAIDAGVKSVMIGHLDVPELTDVEGAPATFSYNVVTTLLKNEMGFDGLVVTDALNMQALTNDYTQAQIGLLSIQAGCDILLFPSKEKEMIDGIVDAVNLGRISEERINESVRKILKVKKWLKLDENKYVDIHQARKEINKRSHFRLAQDIAESSITLVKDEQNIIPINPDDYSKVISVTISDSRFAKTIEDPFLFEEVLNQELGYVKNFRMNFSSTEKDYKKILEEVSESDLVILSIYANVRSSKGTIDLHQDQFNFIRDIIKNGKPTIALSFGNPYLLAEVPEIPTYFAAYGNVAVTQSSAINSLLGNIAIRGKLPIKIPKTQFDFGTGLQKNAKNIFFQKMRSDSNYIFSSVDSLMRNAVSEKVFPGAQLLVGHRGRVIYRNNFGSGTYEKGAKRIEDNSIFDIASLTKVIGTTSAVMLLYDQGKISLEDKVIEYLPQFDNNGKDRITIKNLLLHNSGLPAFRPFHKTHKTADEVINSIMNIELDFKPGIKYQYSDLGMIVLQKVIEKITNMKFDVYLKENLFDKLGMKNTFFNPSPKVWYNCVPTEQDNYWRMQLMKGKVHDETAYLLNGVAGHAGLFSTSEDLAKLIYLYVNEGKVGDKQFFKKETIDLFTKTNSELSSRALGWDTKSEEKSSAGKLFSKNSFGHTGFTGTSIWVDKDEKLFVILLSNRVFPTRDNTKIIPFRSVLHDAIYKSVTN; this comes from the coding sequence ATGCGAACTGCTGTAGGATTTTTGATAATATTATTAATTTCGATAATCATTCCTTCCGAGAATATTACGCAGCTTCGTAAACCCAAGCATACCTTTGATAAATTATTTCCTTTATCGCAAGACGACCAAAAATGGGTTGAATCAACATTAAATTCATTAACACTTCGCAAAAAAATTGCGCAGCTGGTTATACCGTATGCAAATGGACAAGATACGATAAAGTATTCCAGACAATACAATAGATTGAAGAAACTTGTAGAGGATGAACAAGTAGGTGGGATTATTTTTTTAGCCGGTGATATAGAAAATCAAACGGCTATAATTAACCAACTTCAGAAGAGATCAAAAATTCCTCTCTTAATTTCAGCCGACTATGAGCGCGGACTGGGTATGCGTTTATCCGATGCAGTTGAGTTCCCGTATAAAATGGCATTTGCTGCTTCGGGAAATCCAAAAAATGATTACTATATGGGGAGGATTGTAGGGCAGGAAGCAAGAGTACTTGGAGTGCATCAAAACTATGCACCGTTAGTTGATGTAATTCATGATTATAGAAATCCAATTATAAATGTAAGAGCATATTCATCCGACCCGGATGTTATTGCAATTCATTCTGATGCTTTCATAAGAGGAATGCATGAAAGCAACTTGATATCTACCGCAAAACATTTTCCCGGTCATGGTGCAACAGATTTAGATTCGCATAATGAACTTCCGCTGATTGAATTAACTAAAAAAGAACTTTGGGAAGTTGACCTAAAAGCATTTCAATTTGCAATTGATGCAGGTGTAAAATCAGTAATGATAGGTCATCTTGATGTACCAGAATTAACAGATGTTGAAGGCGCTCCGGCAACTTTTTCATATAATGTAGTCACTACTCTTCTAAAAAATGAAATGGGATTTGACGGATTGGTTGTAACAGATGCACTCAACATGCAAGCTTTAACGAATGATTATACACAAGCACAAATCGGTTTGCTTTCAATTCAAGCTGGCTGCGATATTTTGTTATTCCCCAGCAAAGAAAAAGAAATGATTGATGGTATTGTTGATGCTGTAAATCTAGGAAGAATTTCGGAAGAGAGAATTAATGAATCGGTTAGAAAGATTTTGAAAGTTAAAAAATGGTTGAAGCTTGATGAAAACAAATATGTAGATATTCATCAAGCCAGAAAAGAAATAAACAAACGATCCCATTTTAGATTAGCACAAGACATCGCTGAAAGTTCAATTACTTTAGTTAAAGATGAACAGAATATCATACCAATTAACCCTGACGATTATTCAAAAGTAATTTCTGTTACAATAAGTGATTCGCGATTTGCCAAAACAATTGAAGATCCGTTTCTTTTTGAAGAAGTGTTAAATCAAGAACTTGGATACGTTAAAAATTTTAGAATGAATTTTAGTAGCACAGAAAAAGATTACAAGAAAATTCTTGAAGAAGTTTCTGAAAGTGATCTTGTTATTTTATCAATCTATGCAAACGTCAGATCATCAAAAGGAACAATAGATCTTCATCAAGATCAGTTTAATTTTATAAGAGATATAATAAAAAATGGTAAACCGACGATTGCGTTAAGTTTTGGAAATCCATATCTGTTAGCGGAAGTTCCGGAAATACCGACTTACTTTGCGGCATACGGAAACGTAGCAGTTACTCAGTCATCAGCAATAAATTCTTTGCTGGGAAATATTGCAATCCGTGGAAAACTTCCGATCAAAATTCCTAAAACCCAATTTGATTTCGGAACCGGGTTACAAAAGAATGCTAAAAATATATTCTTTCAAAAAATGCGATCGGATTCAAACTATATTTTTAGTTCGGTTGATTCATTGATGAGAAATGCGGTATCAGAAAAAGTTTTTCCCGGTGCACAATTATTAGTCGGACATAGAGGGAGAGTAATCTACAGAAATAATTTTGGTTCCGGTACTTATGAAAAAGGAGCAAAGAGAATTGAAGACAATTCAATTTTTGATATTGCATCATTGACAAAAGTAATCGGAACGACTTCTGCGGTTATGCTTCTCTATGATCAGGGTAAAATTTCGTTGGAAGATAAAGTTATTGAATATTTGCCGCAGTTTGATAACAACGGTAAAGATAGAATAACAATAAAAAATTTATTACTTCATAATTCCGGATTGCCCGCATTTAGACCTTTTCATAAAACACATAAAACAGCGGATGAAGTTATTAATTCAATCATGAATATTGAATTGGATTTTAAGCCGGGAATAAAATATCAATATAGTGATCTGGGAATGATTGTTCTTCAGAAAGTCATAGAGAAGATTACCAACATGAAATTCGATGTTTATCTAAAAGAAAATCTGTTCGATAAACTCGGTATGAAAAACACATTTTTCAATCCATCGCCAAAAGTTTGGTACAATTGTGTTCCGACCGAACAAGATAATTATTGGAGAATGCAATTGATGAAAGGGAAAGTTCATGATGAAACCGCGTATCTATTAAACGGAGTTGCGGGACATGCCGGATTGTTTTCTACTTCTGAAGATTTAGCAAAATTAATCTACTTGTACGTTAATGAAGGTAAAGTCGGGGATAAACAATTTTTCAAAAAAGAAACAATTGATCTTTTTACCAAGACAAATTCGGAACTAAGTTCACGAGCTTTAGGTTGGGATACTAAATCGGAAGAAAAATCATCTGCCGGAAAATTATTTTCTAAAAATTCATTTGGTCATACCGGATTTACCGGCACATCAATTTGGGTTGATAAGGATGAAAAATTGTTTGTTATTCTTTTATCCAATAGAGTTTTTCCAACACGTGACAATACGAAGATCATTCCATTCCGATCAGTTCTACATGATGCTATTTATAAATCCGTAACAAATTAA
- a CDS encoding MFS transporter, whose amino-acid sequence MKERKIRSPWTWVPSLYFAEGMPYIIVMTVSVIMYKRLGLSNTDIALYTSWLYLPWVIKPLWSPVVDLFKTKRAWILAMQLIIGAGLGGIALTIPADNYIQLTLLFFWLMAFSSATHDIAADGFYMLGLSEHHQAFFVGIRSTFYRFAMLTGQGLLVILAGYFEELYSIKTAWVIVFVILAGLFVLFFIYHYFALPYPGVDVSRKAVSAKKFFEDFINTFLMFFKKKGILITIGFLLFYRFSEAQLVKIAAPFLLDKREIGGLELTTSEVGLIYGTIGLIALMIGGILGGIVCSKDGLKKWLWWMLIAINLPNTVYVYMSLLQPESFYMISSLIAVEQFGYGFGFTAYMLFMIYVSEGEHKTAHFAITTGFMALGMMIPGMFSGWLQEALGYKMFFIWILIATIPAFVITKFIKIDPLFGIKKEK is encoded by the coding sequence ATGAAGGAAAGAAAAATCAGAAGTCCTTGGACTTGGGTCCCTTCGTTGTATTTTGCGGAAGGCATGCCCTATATTATTGTAATGACTGTCTCTGTTATAATGTATAAGCGGCTTGGCTTATCGAACACAGACATTGCTCTTTACACAAGCTGGCTTTATTTGCCTTGGGTTATAAAACCATTATGGAGTCCGGTTGTTGATCTGTTTAAAACAAAACGGGCTTGGATTTTAGCAATGCAGTTAATTATTGGTGCCGGTTTAGGCGGAATTGCATTAACAATCCCGGCGGATAATTATATTCAACTTACTTTATTATTTTTTTGGCTGATGGCTTTCAGTTCTGCTACACATGACATTGCAGCCGATGGGTTTTATATGCTTGGTTTGAGTGAACATCACCAAGCATTTTTTGTCGGAATAAGAAGTACATTTTATCGTTTTGCGATGTTAACCGGACAGGGTCTTCTTGTAATACTTGCAGGGTATTTCGAAGAATTATACAGCATAAAAACAGCATGGGTAATTGTATTTGTTATTCTTGCCGGATTATTCGTTCTATTTTTTATCTATCATTATTTCGCCTTACCTTATCCGGGTGTTGATGTATCTCGCAAAGCAGTTTCCGCAAAAAAGTTTTTCGAAGATTTCATCAATACATTCTTAATGTTCTTTAAGAAGAAAGGAATTTTAATAACAATAGGATTTTTACTTTTCTATAGATTCAGCGAAGCCCAGCTCGTTAAAATAGCAGCACCATTTCTATTAGATAAAAGAGAAATAGGCGGATTAGAATTAACTACATCCGAAGTTGGTTTAATTTATGGCACTATCGGATTGATTGCATTGATGATCGGAGGAATTCTTGGTGGAATTGTTTGTTCAAAAGACGGGCTTAAAAAGTGGCTATGGTGGATGTTGATCGCAATCAACTTGCCGAATACAGTTTATGTATATATGTCTCTTCTTCAACCCGAATCATTCTATATGATATCTTCATTAATTGCAGTTGAACAATTTGGATATGGATTTGGTTTTACTGCATACATGCTTTTTATGATATATGTTTCAGAAGGAGAACATAAAACAGCACACTTCGCGATTACAACGGGTTTTATGGCTCTGGGAATGATGATCCCCGGAATGTTCAGCGGTTGGCTTCAAGAAGCACTGGGTTATAAAATGTTTTTTATCTGGATTTTAATAGCAACAATACCGGCATTTGTGATCACAAAATTTATTAAAATCGATCCGCTATTCGGGATTAAGAAAGAAAAATAG
- a CDS encoding BadF/BadG/BcrA/BcrD ATPase family protein produces MKRILCGIDGGGSNTKLLITDENLNVLTEDVGGASNFLKIGFEEAVLNVINLLDPHLNNYKDHEIALVIGTAGAGRKDSAEKFQDYLSESLPKTQHIKVVSDAEITIKGAFENEDGAILIAGTGSILFYKIENIINRVGGFGRLIGDEGSGYSIGQKGLNLFSKMVDGRINKSELFLIAKTELKVNSTNELIDLIYKNNYEISQFAEVVINAASKGIQDAINILQSEANELLIHLKAMCDSVKFDRLNLILTGGLLQSENYYKKMLTDIINKKLPQLKIIEPKHSAEFGAVLIAKNLFKGIE; encoded by the coding sequence ATGAAAAGAATTCTATGCGGAATTGACGGCGGCGGCAGTAATACTAAATTGTTAATTACCGATGAAAACTTAAATGTATTGACAGAAGACGTTGGCGGAGCTTCAAATTTTCTTAAAATTGGATTTGAAGAAGCGGTTCTCAATGTAATTAATTTACTCGATCCACATCTCAATAATTACAAAGATCACGAAATTGCATTAGTTATTGGAACTGCCGGAGCCGGAAGGAAAGACAGTGCTGAAAAATTTCAGGATTATTTAAGTGAGAGTCTTCCCAAAACTCAACATATAAAAGTTGTATCCGATGCAGAGATCACAATTAAAGGTGCATTCGAAAATGAAGACGGTGCAATTTTGATTGCCGGAACAGGCTCCATCTTATTTTATAAAATTGAGAATATAATAAATCGAGTTGGCGGATTTGGAAGATTAATAGGTGATGAAGGTTCAGGTTATTCCATCGGTCAAAAGGGATTAAACTTATTTTCTAAAATGGTTGATGGTAGAATTAATAAAAGTGAATTGTTTCTCATAGCTAAAACAGAATTAAAAGTAAATTCAACAAATGAACTGATCGATCTGATTTATAAAAACAATTATGAAATATCACAATTTGCTGAAGTTGTAATTAATGCGGCATCAAAAGGAATTCAAGATGCTATAAACATTTTGCAAAGTGAAGCTAATGAATTGCTAATACATTTAAAAGCAATGTGTGATTCAGTAAAATTTGATCGACTTAATTTAATTTTAACAGGCGGACTTCTTCAATCTGAAAATTATTACAAAAAAATGCTTACCGATATTATAAATAAAAAACTGCCTCAATTAAAAATTATTGAACCAAAACATAGCGCCGAGTTTGGTGCTGTTCTTATAGCTAAGAATTTATTCAAAGGAATTGAATGA
- a CDS encoding FecR domain-containing protein: MTRDDVRNLMHDYFDGLLSLDEKDTIESYLEEYEDLAAEYELLNKLIKKAQSLPIGIKTPQTVLSKISDELLSQSLEKIKSDKQKKIREITEQTESEGEKRKRLKLDSGISAKSVDRDLVNTFEKKSLPKKPLIAILAVILIVGGYFIYDFFNTNLPWNLKLNYGNYSIVPTSSASTIDNNQIITTEDSTKVSINIPNAGRVDLRSFSSLKVLKGKDSENIISLTSGRLDAVCKIDDPRLTIITPQAELKIITGNFTASINNVSFLNLETANGILKVSNSKEEITLVQDHKCTISSDGTIGIPYHIAADSSLISLVDKISFGTPSIADFGKVLNIAQPLDGMTLLYLIPKAKTPADRIPIYQKLNEFYPVVPGITQEGIIKLDKKMLELWHNEIEWQI, translated from the coding sequence ATGACCAGAGACGACGTTAGAAATTTAATGCACGATTATTTTGACGGACTACTTTCTTTAGACGAAAAGGATACTATTGAATCTTACCTCGAAGAATACGAAGACCTTGCTGCCGAATATGAATTACTAAATAAATTAATAAAGAAGGCTCAATCACTTCCAATAGGCATTAAAACACCGCAGACAGTGTTGAGCAAAATTTCCGATGAGTTACTATCCCAGAGTTTGGAAAAAATCAAATCTGATAAACAGAAAAAGATACGAGAGATTACCGAACAAACCGAGAGCGAGGGTGAGAAAAGAAAACGTCTAAAGTTAGATTCAGGTATTTCTGCAAAATCAGTAGACAGAGATCTTGTAAACACATTTGAAAAGAAGAGTTTACCAAAGAAACCTTTAATTGCTATACTAGCAGTGATTCTTATTGTTGGCGGATATTTTATTTATGATTTTTTTAATACCAACTTACCGTGGAACTTAAAATTGAATTATGGTAATTATTCAATCGTTCCGACATCGAGTGCATCAACAATAGATAATAATCAAATTATCACCACCGAAGATTCGACAAAAGTTTCAATTAATATCCCTAATGCAGGAAGAGTTGATTTAAGAAGTTTCTCCTCGTTAAAAGTATTGAAAGGAAAAGATTCTGAAAATATCATTTCACTTACCTCCGGAAGATTGGATGCTGTTTGTAAAATTGATGATCCAAGATTAACTATTATTACCCCTCAAGCAGAATTAAAAATTATAACCGGAAATTTTACTGCTTCAATTAACAACGTATCGTTTCTGAATTTGGAAACCGCTAATGGCATTTTAAAAGTTTCCAATTCTAAAGAAGAAATTACACTCGTTCAAGATCATAAATGCACAATTTCAAGTGATGGCACAATTGGAATTCCTTATCATATCGCTGCAGATTCAAGTTTAATTTCCCTTGTGGATAAAATAAGTTTTGGTACTCCTTCAATTGCAGATTTTGGAAAAGTTTTGAATATTGCTCAACCATTAGACGGCATGACACTTTTATACCTTATTCCAAAAGCCAAAACACCGGCAGACCGCATTCCGATTTACCAAAAGTTAAACGAATTTTATCCGGTTGTTCCCGGAATTACACAAGAGGGAATTATTAAGCTGGATAAGAAAATGCTCGAACTTTGGCACAATGAAATTGAATGGCAGATATAA
- a CDS encoding RNA polymerase sigma factor, with amino-acid sequence MQAPNVTYIKYLINLSQKGRKNSFLELCEINLARVYAICGLCLGDANIAEEVTKDVFLSAWQNIKFVREDTAVTAWLRGIAVFEIMEELRTREVRAKVYPAEKKNDSTIFNRVHTNSQFESTILELPELERTIFVLHDVEGYDYEEIAGFFGDLTIDEIKRIIRNSRATLTGVDIQ; translated from the coding sequence TTGCAGGCACCGAACGTAACATATATAAAGTATCTAATCAATTTATCTCAAAAAGGGAGAAAGAATTCCTTTTTAGAGCTTTGTGAGATTAATCTTGCTAGAGTATATGCAATTTGCGGATTGTGTTTAGGTGATGCAAATATTGCCGAAGAAGTTACAAAAGATGTATTTCTTTCGGCATGGCAGAATATCAAATTTGTTCGCGAAGATACTGCTGTAACTGCATGGTTAAGAGGAATTGCGGTATTTGAAATTATGGAGGAATTACGAACCCGCGAAGTTCGAGCAAAGGTTTATCCCGCCGAAAAGAAAAATGATTCGACAATTTTTAATCGTGTTCATACCAATAGTCAATTTGAAAGCACAATTTTAGAACTACCAGAACTTGAACGTACTATTTTTGTATTGCATGATGTTGAAGGTTACGATTATGAAGAAATAGCAGGTTTTTTTGGTGATCTCACAATTGATGAAATAAAAAGAATCATAAGAAATTCTCGTGCAACTTTAACGGGAGTCGATATTCAATGA
- a CDS encoding CHAD domain-containing protein, translating to MNFKIIHNDPINREIKRIAIELLDDSISRLGVVQTSFDVSIHETRKNFKKMRGLLRLVRNELGEDIFKKENILFRDTGRILSPIRDAAVMVESLNLIKKNYSNEIKQNEYDLLKKNLSVRARRVRSQFKKNKELIEAVINILENHKSDIIKLPLRKKTFTQLIPSINLVYERGLNAMQTAVRYPSASNFHEWRKRAKYLWYQTRILEDAWPEYMTLLAAKLSQLSDVLGLEHDLAELRNLLMKESTLCTNKEFQTKLFNYIGQERLKLQSDAKSLSPFIYSETPENFSGRLQAYWTQ from the coding sequence ATGAACTTTAAAATTATACATAACGACCCTATAAATAGGGAAATAAAACGAATTGCAATTGAGTTGCTCGATGATTCGATTTCACGCTTAGGAGTTGTTCAAACTTCATTTGATGTATCAATACACGAAACACGTAAAAATTTTAAGAAAATGCGAGGACTACTGCGATTAGTAAGAAATGAACTTGGTGAAGATATTTTCAAAAAGGAAAATATCTTGTTCAGAGATACAGGAAGAATTCTTTCACCTATCAGAGATGCTGCGGTTATGGTCGAATCCTTAAACTTGATAAAAAAGAATTATTCAAATGAGATAAAGCAAAACGAATATGATCTGTTAAAAAAGAATTTATCAGTACGAGCAAGACGAGTACGCTCGCAATTCAAAAAGAATAAGGAATTAATTGAAGCAGTTATAAATATTCTAGAAAATCATAAATCCGATATAATTAAACTTCCTCTTCGAAAAAAAACTTTTACACAATTAATACCGAGTATTAATTTAGTTTACGAACGAGGACTAAATGCTATGCAAACTGCTGTGAGATATCCATCTGCGTCTAATTTTCACGAGTGGAGAAAACGAGCTAAATATTTGTGGTACCAGACTCGAATCTTAGAAGATGCATGGCCGGAATATATGACTTTGCTAGCTGCTAAACTTTCACAGCTTTCAGATGTATTAGGCTTAGAACATGATCTTGCCGAATTAAGGAATTTGTTAATGAAAGAATCTACTCTTTGTACTAATAAAGAATTTCAAACAAAACTTTTTAATTACATCGGGCAGGAAAGATTAAAATTACAAAGTGATGCAAAATCATTATCACCATTTATTTATTCTGAAACTCCTGAAAATTTTTCCGGAAGATTACAAGCATATTGGACTCAATAA